In a genomic window of Amycolatopsis japonica:
- a CDS encoding SAM hydrolase/SAM-dependent halogenase family protein produces MPIHCVSFTTDYGLSDGFVAACHGVIARIAPSVRVIDVSHEIPPQQVRTGAEVLAQTAPYLPESVHLAVVDPGVGTARRGVVVVTDRGMLVGPDNGLLIPAAETLSGVIAAYELAAPEYRLPVTSSTFHGRDVFAPAAAHLALGVPPEEFGPRVDDLVRLPDPFVAVFPGKLVAEVLTVDHFGNVQLAASPADLELAGLAGTVSVSSEHVLVKALVGDTFGTVPPGRNVLYTDSAGRLAVAVNGGSASAVLGLGPAQECTITSSPTAT; encoded by the coding sequence ATGCCGATCCACTGCGTTTCGTTCACGACCGACTACGGGCTGAGCGACGGTTTCGTGGCCGCGTGCCACGGCGTGATCGCGCGGATCGCGCCGTCCGTACGGGTGATCGACGTGAGCCACGAGATCCCTCCGCAGCAGGTCAGGACCGGCGCCGAGGTGCTCGCCCAGACCGCGCCGTATCTGCCGGAGTCCGTCCATCTCGCCGTCGTGGACCCCGGCGTCGGCACCGCCCGGCGCGGCGTCGTGGTGGTCACCGACCGCGGAATGCTCGTCGGCCCGGACAACGGGCTCCTCATTCCCGCCGCCGAAACACTCAGCGGGGTGATAGCCGCGTACGAACTCGCGGCGCCGGAATACCGCCTTCCGGTGACGTCGTCGACGTTCCACGGGCGTGACGTCTTCGCCCCCGCCGCCGCGCATCTCGCGCTCGGCGTCCCGCCCGAGGAGTTCGGGCCGCGCGTCGACGACCTCGTGCGGCTGCCAGACCCGTTCGTCGCGGTGTTCCCCGGCAAGCTGGTGGCCGAGGTGCTCACGGTCGACCACTTCGGCAACGTCCAGCTGGCCGCGAGCCCCGCCGACCTCGAACTGGCCGGGCTGGCGGGCACGGTCTCCGTCAGCAGCGAACACGTCCTGGTGAAAGCGCTGGTCGGCGACACCTTCGGCACGGTGCCGCCGGGCCGGAACGTGCTCTACACCGATTCCGCGGGACGGCTCGCGGTCGCCGTGAACGGCGGCTCCGCCTCGGCGGTGCTCGGACTGGGACCCGCCCAGGAGTGCACGATCACCTCGTCGCCGACGGCCACCTGA
- a CDS encoding ABC transporter substrate-binding protein, giving the protein MKKSLAAVVSALLVTVLAACGGGEDAGGKTLRVGTLSDSKPNAYQENGVFTGFDNELLKAIAAHQNLKLEFVSTEFSALLGQVATGKFDIGSSGISQTDERRKTVDFSAPYNYQSLGIETREGVAITDENSLAGKRIGVVQGTVSDSWLTANAPTAQAVKFPQDAAALAALKSGAIDGAIFDQATAEDYAAKNPDAKLKVVKAITTTIPHGFAVKKGNTELAGKINAGLKAVIADGTWERVHQRFEPNAPVPAEFKAGQK; this is encoded by the coding sequence ATGAAGAAGTCACTCGCCGCCGTCGTCAGCGCTCTCCTCGTGACGGTGCTGGCGGCGTGCGGCGGCGGTGAGGACGCCGGCGGGAAAACCCTTCGCGTCGGCACCCTCAGCGACTCGAAACCCAACGCCTACCAGGAAAACGGCGTGTTCACCGGGTTCGACAACGAGCTGCTGAAGGCCATCGCCGCGCACCAGAACCTGAAACTCGAGTTCGTCTCCACGGAGTTTTCGGCGCTGCTCGGCCAGGTCGCCACCGGCAAGTTCGACATCGGCAGCTCGGGGATCTCGCAGACCGACGAACGCCGCAAGACCGTCGACTTCTCGGCGCCGTACAACTACCAGTCGCTCGGCATCGAGACCCGCGAAGGCGTCGCGATCACCGACGAGAACTCCTTGGCGGGCAAGCGGATCGGCGTCGTCCAGGGCACCGTCTCGGACAGCTGGCTGACGGCCAACGCGCCCACCGCGCAGGCGGTGAAGTTCCCGCAGGACGCCGCCGCGCTCGCCGCGCTGAAATCGGGCGCGATCGACGGCGCGATCTTCGACCAGGCGACCGCCGAGGACTACGCGGCGAAGAACCCGGACGCGAAACTCAAGGTGGTCAAGGCGATCACCACGACGATCCCGCACGGTTTCGCGGTCAAGAAGGGCAACACCGAATTGGCGGGCAAGATCAACGCCGGGCTCAAGGCGGTCATCGCCGACGGGACCTGGGAAAGAGTGCACCAGCGGTTCGAACCGAACGCGCCGGTGCCCGCGGAGTTCAAGGCCGGGCAGAAGTAA
- a CDS encoding phosphoribosylaminoimidazolesuccinocarboxamide synthase, giving the protein MTTLEYPKIAAGKVRELYAVDDEHLLLVTSDRISAYDVVFDTPIPDKGRVLTAMSVFWFSLLSDVLPNHLVSYEDDRIPAEVRGRALLVRRLAMLPFEAVARGYLTGTGLADYRARGTVCGVELPPGLTESSRLPEPIFTPATKADRGSHDENIAFSDVVGQLGRERAEEVREATLAVYRRGAEFAAERGILLADTKLEFGVDREGNLVLADEVLTPDSSRYWPAGGYAPDSPQPSFDKQPLRDWLTSPASGWHRRDRPGSPPLPEDIVAATRARYIESYERITGRSLQDWPA; this is encoded by the coding sequence GTGACGACGCTCGAATACCCGAAGATCGCCGCCGGCAAGGTCCGTGAGCTCTACGCCGTCGATGACGAGCATCTGCTGCTCGTCACCTCCGACCGGATCTCCGCCTACGACGTCGTCTTCGACACGCCCATCCCGGACAAGGGGCGGGTGCTCACCGCGATGAGCGTGTTCTGGTTCTCCCTGCTCTCCGATGTCCTCCCCAACCATCTGGTCTCCTACGAAGACGACCGCATCCCCGCCGAGGTCCGCGGCCGCGCGCTGCTGGTGCGGCGGCTGGCGATGCTGCCGTTCGAAGCCGTCGCCCGCGGCTATCTCACCGGTACCGGTCTCGCCGATTATCGCGCGCGCGGCACGGTTTGCGGTGTCGAACTTCCGCCCGGTCTGACCGAATCGTCCCGCCTGCCCGAGCCGATCTTCACGCCCGCGACCAAGGCCGACCGCGGCTCGCACGACGAGAACATCGCCTTCTCCGACGTCGTCGGGCAGCTCGGCCGCGAGCGGGCCGAGGAGGTCCGCGAGGCGACGCTGGCGGTGTATCGCCGCGGCGCGGAGTTCGCCGCCGAACGCGGCATCCTCCTCGCGGACACGAAGCTCGAATTCGGCGTCGACCGGGAAGGGAATCTCGTGCTCGCCGACGAGGTCCTGACCCCGGATTCCTCGCGCTACTGGCCGGCGGGCGGCTACGCGCCGGACAGCCCGCAGCCGTCGTTCGACAAGCAGCCGCTGCGGGACTGGCTCACCAGTCCGGCGTCCGGCTGGCATCGCCGGGACAGACCCGGGTCGCCACCCTTGCCCGAGGACATCGTCGCCGCCACGCGCGCGAGGTACATCGAGTCGTACGAACGCATCACCGGCCGGTCGCTGCAGGATTGGCCCGCCTGA
- a CDS encoding substrate-binding periplasmic protein encodes MRSTLSKIVAVVTAGAATLALAACGSGDAGASAQKLRVGTLTDAPPSIYLENGTFTGYDNELLRDIGKREGFEVEFVGTEFAGLLAAVATNKFDIGSSTISTTEARKKTVAFSNGYSTGFTSIITKKGAGLKDVGAFNGKRLGVVQASVQDDFASGKVPGANVVRFPDYNAGFAQLKGGSLDGWVVPKDIGQKYIDQNPDLQLEFGYTVETKDTPSAFAVRKDNKELLKKINDGLAKAVADGTVARLHARFFKTEPLPKELEQGGPGLPVQNPGV; translated from the coding sequence ATGAGATCCACGCTGTCGAAAATCGTCGCCGTCGTCACGGCCGGAGCGGCCACCCTCGCCCTCGCCGCCTGCGGCTCCGGTGACGCGGGTGCGAGCGCCCAGAAGCTGCGGGTCGGCACCCTGACCGACGCGCCGCCGTCCATCTACCTGGAGAACGGCACCTTCACCGGCTACGACAACGAACTGCTGCGCGACATCGGGAAGCGCGAGGGCTTCGAGGTCGAGTTCGTCGGCACCGAGTTCGCCGGGCTGCTCGCCGCCGTCGCCACCAACAAGTTCGACATCGGCAGCTCCACGATCTCCACCACCGAGGCCCGCAAGAAGACCGTCGCGTTCAGCAACGGCTACAGCACCGGGTTCACCTCGATCATCACCAAGAAGGGCGCGGGTCTCAAGGACGTCGGCGCCTTCAACGGCAAGCGGCTCGGCGTCGTGCAGGCGTCGGTGCAGGACGATTTCGCGAGCGGCAAGGTGCCCGGCGCCAACGTCGTCCGCTTCCCCGACTACAACGCCGGTTTCGCGCAGCTGAAGGGCGGCAGCCTCGACGGCTGGGTCGTGCCGAAGGACATCGGGCAGAAGTACATCGACCAGAACCCGGACCTGCAGCTGGAGTTCGGCTACACCGTCGAGACCAAGGACACGCCGTCCGCGTTCGCCGTCCGCAAGGACAACAAGGAACTGCTGAAGAAGATCAACGACGGCCTCGCGAAGGCCGTGGCGGACGGCACCGTCGCCCGCCTGCACGCCCGGTTCTTCAAGACCGAGCCGCTGCCCAAGGAACTCGAACAGGGCGGCCCCGGCCTGCCCGTGCAGAACCCGGGGGTCTGA
- a CDS encoding amino acid ABC transporter ATP-binding protein yields the protein MTAAVRSSSVELRDIHVSFGTLEVLKGVNLKVEKGRTTCIIGPSGSGKSTLLRCVNRLQEPDSGDLLLGGESVISSDPDALRQRVGMVFQHFNLFGHRSVLDNITLPLRSVRKLGKEEAAEIAHARLAEVGLADKAPYRPSALSGGQQQRVAIARALAMEPEVMLFDEATSALDPELVKGVLTLMAGLAERGLTLLVVTHEMGFARGVADEVAFMDDGKIVEQGAPEAIFDAPRSERLQRFLSQVL from the coding sequence ATGACCGCCGCCGTCCGTTCTTCCAGCGTCGAACTCCGCGACATCCATGTCTCCTTCGGCACCCTCGAAGTGCTGAAGGGCGTGAACCTCAAGGTCGAGAAGGGCCGCACGACCTGCATCATCGGGCCGTCGGGGTCCGGCAAGTCGACGTTGCTGCGCTGTGTGAACCGGCTCCAGGAGCCCGACTCGGGCGACCTGCTGCTGGGCGGCGAGAGCGTCATCTCGTCCGATCCGGACGCGCTGCGGCAGCGCGTCGGGATGGTGTTCCAGCACTTCAACCTGTTCGGGCACCGCAGCGTGCTGGACAACATCACCCTGCCGCTGCGCAGTGTGCGCAAACTCGGCAAGGAGGAGGCGGCGGAGATCGCGCACGCCCGCCTCGCCGAGGTCGGCCTCGCCGACAAGGCGCCGTACCGGCCGAGCGCGCTCTCGGGCGGGCAGCAGCAGCGGGTCGCGATCGCGCGGGCGCTCGCCATGGAGCCCGAGGTCATGCTGTTCGACGAGGCGACCAGCGCGCTGGACCCGGAGCTGGTCAAGGGCGTCCTCACGCTGATGGCCGGGCTGGCCGAGCGCGGGCTGACGCTGCTCGTGGTCACCCACGAGATGGGTTTCGCGCGCGGCGTCGCCGACGAGGTCGCGTTCATGGACGACGGGAAGATCGTCGAACAGGGCGCTCCGGAGGCGATCTTCGACGCTCCGCGGAGCGAGCGGCTGCAGCGTTTCCTGTCGCAAGTGCTGTAG
- a CDS encoding MOSC domain-containing protein yields the protein MARVAKLVYYPVKGCAGTSVATADVTPAGLRFDRAWMVVSPEGEFRSQRKHPVMASIRAEVLDDGARLRLAAPGVEELLVETVTDGPRQPAATFTWQGKGVHQGEDATEWFSDVLGLPSVFVGLAPEHERVTNGEIPGTAAFADAHAILLTSESSLDGLNERIASRGAEAVPMDRFRPNIVVAGWPEPHREDDVRSLTAGGLELGYAKVCIRCTVPMVDQETGKKAGPEPIRSLADYRREPEGGVSFGIKMAVTRPGQVAVGDEVIVHSWAGPSPSTAEAEPPFTATASRPAESV from the coding sequence ATGGCGAGAGTGGCGAAGCTGGTCTATTACCCGGTCAAAGGCTGCGCGGGGACGTCGGTCGCGACGGCCGACGTCACCCCCGCGGGGCTGAGGTTCGACCGGGCCTGGATGGTCGTCTCCCCGGAGGGCGAGTTCCGCAGCCAGCGCAAGCATCCGGTGATGGCGTCGATCCGGGCCGAGGTGCTCGACGACGGCGCCCGCCTGCGTCTCGCCGCTCCCGGCGTCGAGGAACTGCTGGTCGAGACGGTCACGGACGGGCCGAGGCAGCCCGCCGCGACGTTCACCTGGCAGGGCAAGGGCGTCCACCAGGGCGAGGACGCCACCGAGTGGTTCTCCGACGTCCTCGGCCTGCCGTCGGTGTTCGTCGGGCTCGCGCCGGAGCACGAACGCGTCACCAACGGCGAGATCCCCGGCACCGCGGCCTTCGCCGACGCGCACGCGATCCTGTTGACCTCGGAGTCCTCTTTGGACGGTCTGAACGAGCGTATCGCGTCGCGCGGCGCCGAAGCCGTGCCGATGGACCGCTTCCGGCCCAACATCGTCGTCGCGGGCTGGCCCGAGCCGCATCGCGAGGACGACGTCCGCTCGCTCACCGCCGGTGGCCTCGAACTGGGGTACGCCAAGGTCTGCATCCGCTGCACGGTGCCGATGGTCGACCAGGAGACCGGGAAGAAGGCCGGTCCCGAGCCGATCCGGTCGCTCGCCGACTACCGCCGCGAACCCGAGGGCGGCGTCTCGTTCGGGATCAAGATGGCGGTGACCAGGCCCGGTCAGGTGGCCGTCGGCGACGAGGTGATCGTGCACTCCTGGGCGGGTCCCAGTCCGAGCACCGCCGAGGCGGAGCCGCCGTTCACGGCGACCGCGAGCCGTCCCGCGGAATCGGTGTAG
- a CDS encoding ABC transporter substrate-binding protein, translating to MKKTLLATLAAGLVAVLAACGGGESATEKTLRVGTLSDAPPNIYVENGNYTGFDNELLKAIAAKQNLKLEFASTDFSSLLGQVANNQFDIASSAIAQTDERKKNVDFSSPYNFEVMSIQTKDGSPITEEKGLSGKRVAVIQATVGDKWLTSTVPDAQAVRFPGYAPALAALKSGAVDAYILDQAIAETNVKESTDAKLKVVKSFTTDVPHGFAVKKGNSELLTKINEGLKQVIADGTWVKLHEKFLPTAPVPAQFKA from the coding sequence ATGAAGAAAACGCTGCTCGCCACGCTGGCCGCGGGCCTCGTCGCCGTGCTCGCCGCCTGCGGTGGTGGCGAATCCGCCACCGAGAAGACCCTGCGCGTCGGGACACTGAGCGACGCGCCGCCGAACATCTACGTCGAGAACGGCAACTACACCGGCTTCGACAACGAGCTGCTGAAGGCCATCGCCGCCAAGCAGAACCTGAAGCTCGAGTTCGCCTCGACCGACTTCTCCTCGCTGCTCGGCCAGGTCGCGAACAACCAGTTCGACATCGCCAGCTCGGCCATCGCGCAGACCGACGAGCGCAAGAAGAACGTCGACTTCTCCAGCCCGTACAACTTCGAGGTCATGAGCATCCAGACCAAGGACGGCTCGCCGATCACCGAGGAGAAGGGCCTGTCCGGCAAGCGGGTCGCGGTCATCCAGGCGACCGTCGGCGACAAGTGGCTCACCTCGACGGTGCCCGACGCGCAGGCCGTGCGTTTCCCCGGGTACGCCCCGGCGCTGGCCGCGCTCAAGAGCGGTGCCGTCGACGCCTACATCCTCGACCAGGCGATCGCCGAGACGAACGTCAAGGAGAGCACCGACGCGAAGCTCAAGGTCGTCAAGTCCTTCACCACCGACGTGCCCCACGGCTTCGCGGTGAAGAAGGGCAACAGCGAGCTGCTCACCAAGATCAACGAGGGCCTCAAGCAGGTCATCGCCGACGGCACCTGGGTCAAGCTGCACGAGAAGTTCCTGCCGACGGCCCCGGTCCCGGCCCAGTTCAAGGCGTGA
- a CDS encoding amino acid ABC transporter permease gives MDDFLNTFLNWEYIWEVFPDLLGTGLLNTLILSVFSALIGTVLGMLLATMGLSSKAWLRWPARVYTDIFRGLPAILTILVIGQGGGILIPSLSRNPYPLGILALSLIAAAYIGEIFRAGIQSVEKGQMEASRALGMSYTKAMTLVVIPQGVRRVLPALVNQFIALVKDSSLVYFLGFLAEQRDLFRIGQDLAANTGNLSPLVAAGAVYLVITVPLTHLVNYIDKKLRTGKKVRVDDEGGETELLNAGKVPMS, from the coding sequence GTGGACGATTTCCTCAACACCTTCCTGAACTGGGAGTACATCTGGGAGGTCTTCCCCGACCTCCTCGGGACCGGCCTGCTGAACACGCTGATCCTGTCGGTGTTCTCGGCACTGATCGGCACCGTGCTCGGCATGTTGCTGGCCACGATGGGCCTGTCCAGCAAGGCGTGGCTGCGCTGGCCCGCCCGGGTGTACACCGACATCTTCCGCGGCCTGCCCGCGATCCTGACCATCCTGGTGATCGGGCAGGGCGGCGGGATCCTCATCCCGTCGCTGTCGCGGAATCCTTACCCGCTGGGCATTCTGGCGCTGAGCCTGATCGCGGCCGCGTACATCGGCGAGATCTTCCGCGCCGGTATCCAGAGTGTCGAAAAAGGACAGATGGAGGCCAGCCGCGCGCTGGGCATGAGCTACACCAAGGCGATGACGCTCGTCGTAATCCCGCAGGGTGTGCGGCGCGTGCTGCCCGCGCTGGTGAACCAGTTCATCGCGCTGGTCAAGGACTCAAGCCTGGTGTACTTCCTCGGCTTCCTCGCCGAGCAGCGCGACCTGTTCCGCATCGGGCAGGACCTCGCGGCGAACACCGGGAACCTGTCGCCGCTGGTCGCCGCCGGTGCCGTCTACCTGGTGATCACCGTGCCGCTGACGCATCTGGTCAACTACATCGACAAGAAGCTGCGCACCGGCAAGAAGGTCCGGGTCGACGACGAGGGCGGCGAAACGGAACTCCTGAACGCCGGAAAGGTGCCGATGTCATGA
- a CDS encoding DUF2334 domain-containing protein — MDARLLVSLSGVTTRTLHRCADLAAELDRRRVPLSVLYAARTGEGPVTEWVRTRRTRGDSVLLHGYDHQIPPTHRAVYLGKRAEFAALPAHEARLRLIAAKAALDANGMAVDGFAPPRWIASEGTLQALREHGFTLCADLASVRDLVSGDVQRARVQEFGGPSHRTETVRCFALVLAAARAARRGGLVRLGIDAADLARPGLRQAFLDAVDVSLENRAFGTTYGSLSRTRVKLSG; from the coding sequence GTGGACGCACGTTTGCTGGTTTCCCTGTCCGGCGTGACCACCCGGACGTTGCACCGCTGCGCCGATCTCGCGGCCGAACTCGACCGGCGCAGGGTCCCGTTGTCCGTGCTCTACGCCGCTCGCACCGGCGAGGGCCCCGTGACCGAGTGGGTCCGGACGCGTCGCACCCGCGGCGATTCCGTCCTCCTGCACGGGTACGACCACCAGATCCCGCCCACTCATCGCGCCGTCTACCTGGGCAAACGAGCCGAGTTCGCGGCTCTGCCCGCGCACGAGGCGCGGCTGCGCCTGATCGCGGCGAAGGCGGCGCTCGACGCCAACGGCATGGCCGTCGACGGCTTCGCGCCGCCGCGCTGGATCGCCTCGGAAGGCACCCTGCAGGCCCTGCGCGAACACGGGTTCACGCTGTGCGCGGATCTGGCGTCGGTGCGGGACCTGGTGTCCGGAGACGTCCAGCGCGCCAGGGTGCAGGAGTTCGGCGGACCGTCGCACCGCACGGAGACCGTCCGGTGTTTCGCGCTGGTGCTGGCCGCCGCCAGGGCCGCGCGCCGCGGCGGGCTGGTGCGGCTCGGCATCGACGCCGCGGACCTCGCCCGGCCGGGACTGCGGCAGGCGTTCCTCGACGCCGTCGACGTCTCGCTGGAGAACCGCGCTTTCGGAACCACGTACGGCTCGCTCTCGCGAACGCGGGTTAAATTGTCGGGATGA